The following proteins are co-located in the Bacteroidales bacterium genome:
- a CDS encoding phosphoglycerate kinase yields MKTLKDYNFNGKKALIRVDYNVPLDDDQKITDTNRIDATFDTISEILSKGGSAILMSHLGRPKKGPEDKLSLRHLVEYLNELFKTDVLFANDCIGEEALKLSAELKPGQILLLENLRFYKEEEAGDVDFAKKLSALGDVYINDAFGTAHREHASTAVIARFFPDDKMFGRLMNAEVSSLKKVVHDAERPFTAILGGAKVSSKIQVINHLIGKVDNLIIGGGMMFTFIKSMGGKIGGSMVENELLDVAKNIIEGAKAFGTDLYLPVDTIAADAFANDAKRMECAANEIPDGYLGLDIGKRSCVQFEEIIMNSKTILWNGPMGVFEMCNFQHGTKFIAEVVARATEKGAFSLVGGGDSVAAINKFKLADKISYVSTGGGAMLEYIEGKTLPGVAAIEND; encoded by the coding sequence ATAATGTGCCGCTTGACGATGATCAAAAAATTACCGATACAAACCGCATTGACGCCACGTTTGACACAATCAGCGAAATTCTCTCAAAAGGTGGTTCGGCCATCCTGATGTCGCACCTGGGAAGGCCCAAAAAAGGCCCTGAAGACAAGCTCTCGCTCAGACATTTAGTCGAGTATCTTAACGAGTTATTCAAAACCGATGTTCTGTTTGCCAATGATTGCATTGGCGAAGAAGCCTTAAAACTCTCTGCTGAACTCAAACCCGGGCAGATTCTACTATTGGAGAACCTTCGTTTTTATAAGGAAGAAGAAGCAGGAGATGTTGATTTCGCAAAAAAATTATCTGCCCTTGGTGATGTTTACATCAATGATGCCTTCGGAACGGCGCACCGCGAACATGCCTCAACGGCTGTAATTGCAAGGTTTTTTCCAGATGATAAAATGTTCGGGCGCCTTATGAATGCTGAAGTAAGCAGTTTAAAGAAAGTAGTCCATGATGCTGAACGCCCCTTCACAGCAATCCTTGGCGGAGCAAAAGTGTCTTCGAAAATTCAGGTCATCAATCACCTGATCGGGAAAGTTGACAACCTGATTATTGGCGGAGGCATGATGTTTACTTTTATAAAATCAATGGGCGGAAAAATCGGTGGCTCCATGGTTGAGAATGAATTGCTTGATGTGGCTAAAAATATTATTGAGGGAGCCAAGGCATTTGGCACCGATCTGTATCTTCCGGTTGACACTATTGCCGCCGACGCTTTCGCTAACGACGCAAAGCGAATGGAATGTGCTGCAAATGAAATTCCAGATGGATACCTGGGTTTGGATATTGGAAAACGCTCATGTGTGCAATTTGAGGAAATTATAATGAATTCCAAAACCATCCTATGGAATGGGCCAATGGGAGTTTTTGAAATGTGCAATTTCCAGCATGGTACAAAGTTCATTGCCGAAGTTGTTGCAAGGGCTACCGAAAAAGGTGCATTTTCTCTGGTAGGTGGTGGCGACTCAGTAGCTGCAATCAATAAATTTAAACTGGCCGATAAAATAAGCTATGTTTCAACTGGTGGCGGGGCTATGCTTGAATATATTGAGGGCAAAACCTTACCTGGTGTTGCAGCGATTGAAAACGACTAA